The proteins below come from a single Acidovorax sp. NCPPB 4044 genomic window:
- a CDS encoding phage holin family protein has product MNWLALLGLEGWFARMRAATIEGAIAAEDRLDLVRLEWADEKRRLALIVILVVAVGGLTVIALTLLSLAILVHFWDEPQRTMVAWSIAGTWLVLWAAALAGLFTTAKKAGNAFPLTRRELSEDWRQIKERL; this is encoded by the coding sequence ATGAATTGGTTGGCACTGCTGGGATTGGAAGGTTGGTTCGCCCGCATGCGCGCGGCCACCATCGAAGGTGCCATTGCAGCTGAAGACCGTCTGGATTTGGTGCGCCTGGAGTGGGCAGATGAAAAGCGGCGGCTTGCGCTGATCGTCATATTGGTGGTTGCCGTCGGAGGCCTGACGGTCATTGCACTCACGCTTCTCTCACTCGCTATCCTGGTTCATTTCTGGGATGAGCCCCAACGCACCATGGTCGCCTGGAGTATCGCCGGTACCTGGCTGGTGCTGTGGGCTGCCGCACTCGCTGGACTCTTTACCACGGCAAAGAAAGCCGGAAACGCATTTCCCCTTACCCGTCGCGAGTTGAGTGAAGACTGGCGGCAAATCAAAGAAAGGCTGTGA
- a CDS encoding quinone-dependent dihydroorotate dehydrogenase produces MSLIPYALTRPFLFGMDAEAAHEFTMKMLARGQRTPLQWAWSSEMVSDPIELAGLHFPNRVGLAAGLDKNARCIDALAAMGFGFVEVGTVTPRGQPGNPKPRMFRLPEAQALINRLGFNNEGLDAFLHNVQQSKSGTMPAPSKRMLLGLNIGKNATTPIEDATRDYLLCLDGVYLHADYVTVNISSPNTQNLRALQSDAALDGLLGAIAERREFLAEKASAETGQKRSVPIFVKIAPDLDEDQVAVIAATLQRHQMDGVIATNTTISRDAVKDLKHSEETGGLSGAPVLEASNRIIRQLRNALGQGFPIIGVGGILSAEDAVSKMRAGADVVQIYTGLIYEGPALVGRCARALRDMAR; encoded by the coding sequence ATGTCACTGATCCCCTACGCTCTCACCCGCCCGTTTCTCTTCGGCATGGATGCCGAGGCTGCCCATGAATTCACTATGAAAATGCTGGCGCGCGGCCAGCGCACTCCATTGCAGTGGGCATGGAGCAGCGAGATGGTTTCAGACCCCATCGAACTGGCAGGCCTGCATTTTCCGAACCGGGTCGGACTGGCGGCAGGTCTGGACAAGAACGCTCGCTGTATCGATGCCCTCGCCGCCATGGGCTTCGGGTTTGTCGAAGTGGGAACGGTAACGCCCCGCGGCCAGCCGGGCAATCCGAAGCCCCGGATGTTCCGGCTGCCTGAAGCGCAGGCACTCATCAATCGGCTCGGATTCAATAACGAGGGCCTCGATGCGTTTCTCCACAACGTGCAGCAATCGAAAAGCGGGACCATGCCAGCGCCATCGAAGCGGATGCTGCTGGGCCTGAATATCGGAAAGAACGCCACCACCCCGATTGAAGATGCAACGCGCGACTATCTGTTGTGCCTCGATGGCGTCTATCTGCATGCAGACTACGTGACGGTCAACATCAGTTCACCCAACACCCAGAATCTGAGAGCGCTGCAAAGCGATGCGGCACTGGATGGCTTGCTCGGAGCCATCGCGGAACGAAGAGAATTCCTTGCGGAAAAGGCCTCAGCAGAAACTGGCCAGAAACGAAGCGTGCCGATCTTCGTGAAAATCGCCCCGGATCTCGATGAGGATCAGGTTGCAGTGATCGCAGCCACTTTGCAGCGCCACCAAATGGATGGTGTCATCGCAACCAACACCACCATTTCCCGCGATGCCGTCAAAGACCTCAAGCACTCGGAAGAAACAGGAGGTTTGAGTGGTGCGCCCGTGCTGGAGGCCAGCAATCGCATCATCCGCCAATTAAGAAATGCTCTGGGACAAGGATTTCCCATCATCGGCGTGGGTGGCATCCTCAGTGCAGAAGATGCTGTCAGCAAAATGCGTGCGGGAGCGGATGTGGTGCAGATCTACACTGGCCTCATCTACGAGGGCCCGGCACTGGTGGGCCGTTGTGCGAGGGCCCTGCGCGACATGGCCAGGTAG
- the rpiA gene encoding ribose-5-phosphate isomerase RpiA — protein sequence MTTSASLSQDELKALVGQAALQYVVPGDIVGVGTGSTVNQFIQALGSMKDQIRGAVSSSEASTQRLKALGIPVLDANEVESLSVYIDGADEIDPRGHLIKGGGAALTREKIVAALARQFVCIADVSKLVDTLGRFPLPVEVIPMAAEQIARRFSSLGGNAVLRRTADGLPLVTDNQQHILDVHGLSIQEPLAFESDASQWPGVVTVGVFAHQKAHIALIGAPEGVRTLQY from the coding sequence ATGACCACCTCTGCCTCCCTTTCCCAAGATGAACTCAAAGCCCTTGTCGGCCAAGCCGCGCTGCAGTATGTGGTTCCGGGCGATATAGTGGGGGTCGGCACTGGCTCTACCGTCAACCAGTTCATCCAGGCCCTGGGGAGCATGAAAGACCAGATCCGCGGCGCGGTGTCCAGTTCTGAGGCCAGCACTCAGCGGTTGAAGGCACTGGGTATTCCGGTGCTGGATGCCAATGAGGTCGAAAGCCTTTCGGTCTACATCGACGGCGCAGATGAAATCGATCCCCGTGGGCACCTGATCAAGGGGGGCGGCGCCGCATTGACGCGAGAGAAAATCGTGGCTGCGCTGGCTCGGCAATTCGTCTGCATCGCAGACGTATCCAAGCTGGTCGATACGCTGGGCCGTTTTCCTCTGCCGGTGGAAGTCATTCCCATGGCTGCCGAGCAGATCGCGCGTCGCTTCTCGTCGCTGGGCGGAAACGCTGTACTGCGGCGCACCGCCGACGGCCTGCCCCTGGTGACAGACAACCAGCAGCACATCCTCGACGTGCATGGTCTTTCGATCCAGGAGCCCCTGGCGTTCGAGTCGGATGCCAGCCAATGGCCGGGTGTGGTCACGGTAGGCGTTTTTGCCCACCAGAAAGCGCATATCGCTTTGATCGGAGCGCCTGAAGGCGTGCGTACGCTCCAATACTGA
- a CDS encoding glutaredoxin family protein, whose protein sequence is MKPTHMTTRLAALCAACAAMAAVPAGAQTVYRIVGPDGKVTFSDRAPDAKMAPAPLASGRSAAGAALPYELQQIVGRFPVTLYTSNDCTPCSNARDLLVNRGVPFTERTVNTNEDIDALQRMSGSTTLPFGTIGSQQLSGFSDAEWAQYLDAAGYPKQSQLPVAYRRPPAAPLVAAKTAAPVTAPGPATSAPPAPASNPPPAAPTRSNPAGIQF, encoded by the coding sequence ATGAAGCCGACACATATGACCACCCGCCTGGCCGCTCTGTGTGCCGCCTGTGCCGCCATGGCCGCTGTGCCCGCAGGTGCGCAGACCGTCTATCGCATCGTCGGGCCGGATGGCAAGGTCACCTTCTCGGACCGCGCCCCTGACGCGAAGATGGCTCCCGCCCCGCTGGCCAGCGGGCGCAGTGCCGCCGGAGCCGCACTGCCCTACGAACTCCAGCAGATCGTGGGCCGCTTTCCGGTGACGCTCTACACCAGCAACGACTGCACGCCCTGCAGCAATGCCCGCGATCTCTTGGTCAACCGCGGCGTTCCCTTCACGGAGCGCACGGTCAACACCAACGAAGACATCGATGCATTGCAGCGCATGAGCGGCTCGACCACACTGCCCTTCGGCACCATCGGATCGCAGCAACTCTCCGGGTTCTCGGACGCCGAGTGGGCGCAATACCTCGACGCAGCGGGTTACCCGAAGCAATCCCAGTTGCCCGTAGCCTATCGCCGCCCCCCTGCTGCACCCTTGGTGGCCGCGAAGACCGCAGCGCCAGTCACGGCACCGGGGCCCGCCACATCGGCCCCCCCCGCCCCCGCAAGCAACCCACCGCCCGCAGCACCGACTCGCAGCAACCCTGCAGGCATCCAGTTCTGA
- a CDS encoding M3 family metallopeptidase gives MSNPLLDFKDLPLFDQIAPAHVAPAVDTLLQRANAALDTVTAPDFPTRWDAIAQVLDVATEELGRAWGAVSHLNSVADTPELRAAYNEALPRVTEFWTRLGADERLYAKYKAIDPSTLNAEQRQAWKNAVRNFVLSGAELQDAAKDRFAQIQERQAELSQKFSENALDATDAFAYYAREDELSGLPDDVKQAARSAAQAEGKEGYKLTLKMPCYLPVMQFARSSALRETLYRAYVTRASDQAEGDARRFDNSALIREILALRQEESRLLGYANFGEVSVVAKMADSPREVVDFLRDLARRARPYAEKDVADLRTFAAQHLGLPDPQSWDWPYISEKLKEERYAFSEQEVKQYFTAPKVLAGLFKIVETLFDVAIRRDSAPVWHPAVEFYRIERGTELVGQFYLDQPARTGKRGGAWMDDVRTRWMRPDTGRLQTPIAHLVCNFADGVDGKPPLLTHDDVITLFHEFGHGLHHMLTQVNERDVSGISGVEWDAVELPSQFMENFCWEWDVLRHMTAHVDTGAPLPRDLFDKMIAAKNFQSGMGTLRQIEFALFDMLLHTEHDPSQDFMPLLDQVREEVSVLRPPAFSRSAHTFSHIFAGGYAAGYYSYKWAEVLSADAYAAFEETSGSDGLPSVETGRRYRQAILEAGGSRPAMESFKAFRGRAPTLDALLRHQGMSQAA, from the coding sequence ATGAGCAATCCCCTCCTCGACTTCAAAGACCTCCCGCTGTTCGACCAGATCGCTCCCGCCCACGTGGCGCCGGCGGTGGATACGCTGCTCCAGCGCGCCAATGCCGCGCTGGACACCGTCACGGCACCGGACTTCCCCACGCGCTGGGACGCCATCGCCCAGGTGCTGGACGTGGCCACCGAGGAACTGGGCCGCGCCTGGGGCGCCGTGAGCCATCTCAACAGCGTGGCCGACACGCCGGAGCTGCGCGCGGCGTACAACGAAGCCCTGCCGCGGGTGACGGAGTTCTGGACCCGGCTGGGTGCCGACGAGCGCCTCTATGCGAAGTACAAAGCCATCGACCCCTCAACGCTCAATGCGGAGCAGCGCCAGGCCTGGAAGAACGCGGTGCGCAATTTCGTGCTGTCCGGCGCCGAACTGCAAGACGCCGCCAAGGACCGGTTCGCGCAGATCCAGGAGCGGCAGGCCGAGCTTTCGCAGAAATTCAGCGAGAACGCGCTCGATGCCACCGACGCCTTCGCGTACTACGCCCGCGAAGACGAACTGAGCGGCCTGCCCGACGATGTGAAGCAGGCGGCCCGCTCGGCAGCCCAGGCCGAGGGCAAGGAAGGCTACAAGCTCACCCTGAAGATGCCTTGCTATCTGCCCGTGATGCAGTTCGCCAGGAGCAGCGCACTGCGCGAAACCCTCTACAGGGCCTATGTCACCCGCGCCTCGGACCAGGCAGAAGGCGACGCACGCCGTTTCGACAACTCCGCGCTGATCCGCGAAATCCTGGCGCTGCGCCAGGAAGAATCCCGCCTGCTGGGCTATGCCAACTTCGGCGAAGTCTCGGTCGTGGCCAAGATGGCCGACTCGCCGCGCGAGGTGGTCGATTTCCTGCGCGACCTTGCGCGCCGCGCGCGGCCCTATGCCGAAAAGGACGTGGCCGATCTGCGCACCTTCGCGGCCCAGCACCTGGGCCTGCCCGATCCGCAGTCCTGGGACTGGCCCTATATCTCCGAGAAACTGAAGGAAGAGCGCTACGCCTTCAGCGAGCAGGAAGTGAAGCAGTACTTCACCGCCCCGAAGGTTCTGGCCGGGCTTTTCAAGATCGTCGAAACGCTCTTCGACGTGGCCATCCGGCGCGACAGCGCCCCTGTGTGGCATCCCGCCGTCGAGTTCTACCGCATTGAGCGCGGCACCGAACTCGTCGGGCAGTTCTACCTCGACCAACCTGCACGGACCGGCAAGCGTGGCGGCGCGTGGATGGACGACGTGCGCACGCGCTGGATGCGCCCGGACACCGGGCGCCTGCAGACACCCATTGCCCATCTGGTCTGCAATTTCGCCGATGGCGTCGATGGCAAGCCGCCGCTGCTCACGCACGATGATGTGATCACGCTGTTCCACGAATTTGGCCATGGTCTGCACCACATGCTGACGCAGGTGAACGAGCGCGACGTCTCGGGAATCAGCGGGGTCGAGTGGGATGCCGTCGAATTGCCCAGCCAGTTCATGGAAAACTTCTGCTGGGAATGGGACGTGCTGCGCCACATGACCGCCCATGTGGATACGGGGGCGCCGCTGCCCCGAGATCTGTTCGACAAGATGATCGCCGCCAAGAATTTCCAGAGCGGGATGGGCACGCTGCGCCAGATCGAGTTCGCGCTGTTCGACATGCTGCTGCATACCGAGCATGATCCGTCCCAGGATTTCATGCCGCTGCTCGATCAGGTCCGCGAAGAGGTTTCCGTCTTGCGCCCGCCTGCGTTCAGCCGCAGTGCCCATACCTTCAGCCATATCTTCGCGGGCGGCTATGCGGCCGGCTACTACAGCTACAAGTGGGCTGAAGTGTTGAGCGCCGATGCCTACGCAGCCTTTGAGGAAACGTCCGGCTCCGATGGGTTGCCGAGTGTCGAAACAGGCCGGCGCTACCGGCAGGCGATCCTGGAGGCAGGTGGCAGCCGGCCTGCCATGGAATCGTTCAAGGCATTCCGCGGTCGCGCACCGACACTCGATGCCTTGCTGCGGCACCAGGGCATGTCCCAGGCCGCCTGA
- the folD gene encoding bifunctional methylenetetrahydrofolate dehydrogenase/methenyltetrahydrofolate cyclohydrolase FolD, with the protein MTAQLIDGNALSRQLRADVARRATLLKERGTTPGLAVVLVGDNPASQVYVRNKVKACEDGGLHSVLEKYDASMTEAELLARVEALNQDPAIHGILVQLPLPAHIDATRVIEAISPAKDVDGFHIASAGALMTGTAGFWPCTPYGCMKMLESIGYDLRGKHAVVIGRSNIVGKPMALMLLQKNATVTICHSATRDIKAQTLQADVIVAAVGKRNVLTADMVRPGAVVIDVGMNRNDEGKLCGDVDFDGVREVAGHITPVPGGVGPMTITMLLVNTLEAAERAAG; encoded by the coding sequence ATGACCGCCCAACTGATCGACGGCAACGCCCTCTCCCGCCAACTCCGCGCCGATGTGGCGCGCCGCGCAACATTGCTCAAGGAGCGTGGCACCACACCGGGGCTGGCCGTGGTGCTGGTGGGCGACAACCCGGCCAGCCAGGTCTACGTGCGCAACAAGGTCAAGGCCTGCGAAGACGGCGGACTGCATTCGGTGCTCGAGAAGTACGACGCCTCGATGACGGAGGCCGAGCTGCTCGCGCGTGTCGAGGCGCTCAACCAGGACCCGGCCATCCACGGCATCCTGGTGCAGTTGCCTCTGCCTGCGCACATCGACGCCACGCGCGTGATCGAAGCCATTTCCCCCGCCAAGGACGTGGACGGCTTCCATATCGCGAGCGCCGGCGCGCTCATGACGGGCACCGCCGGCTTCTGGCCCTGCACGCCGTACGGCTGCATGAAGATGCTCGAATCCATCGGCTACGACCTGCGCGGCAAGCATGCGGTGGTCATCGGCCGCAGCAACATCGTGGGCAAGCCCATGGCGCTGATGCTGCTGCAGAAAAACGCGACCGTGACGATCTGCCACAGCGCCACCCGGGACATCAAGGCCCAGACGCTGCAGGCCGACGTGATCGTGGCCGCGGTGGGCAAACGCAACGTGCTCACCGCCGACATGGTCCGGCCCGGAGCCGTCGTGATCGACGTGGGCATGAACCGCAACGACGAAGGCAAGCTCTGCGGAGATGTCGATTTCGACGGCGTGCGCGAGGTGGCCGGCCACATCACGCCGGTGCCTGGCGGGGTCGGCCCCATGACCATCACCATGTTGCTCGTCAACACCCTCGAAGCAGCGGAGCGCGCCGCCGGCTGA
- a CDS encoding response regulator transcription factor — MSLIPKKGTVYVVDDDEAVRDSLQWLLEGKDYRVRCFDSAESFLSRYDPREVACLIVDIRMGGMTGLELQDRLIERKSPLPVVFITGHGDVPMAVNTMKKGALDFIQKPFNEEELVGLVDRMLDRARESFAGHQQAASRDALLSKLTGREAQVLERIVAGRLNKQIADDLGISIKTVEAHRANIMEKLNANTVADLLKIALGQNAPKS; from the coding sequence ATGAGTTTGATTCCCAAAAAAGGTACTGTCTACGTCGTGGATGACGACGAAGCCGTTCGCGACTCGCTGCAATGGCTGCTGGAGGGCAAGGACTACCGCGTTCGCTGTTTCGATTCCGCCGAATCCTTTCTGTCGCGCTACGACCCGCGCGAAGTCGCCTGCCTGATCGTGGACATCCGCATGGGCGGCATGACGGGCCTCGAATTGCAGGACCGCCTCATCGAGCGCAAGTCGCCGCTGCCCGTGGTTTTCATCACCGGCCACGGCGACGTTCCGATGGCCGTGAACACCATGAAGAAAGGCGCGCTCGACTTCATTCAAAAGCCTTTCAACGAAGAAGAACTCGTGGGCCTCGTGGACCGCATGCTCGACCGGGCCCGTGAATCCTTCGCGGGCCACCAGCAGGCCGCCAGCCGCGACGCGCTGCTGTCCAAGCTCACGGGGCGCGAGGCCCAGGTGCTCGAACGCATCGTGGCAGGGCGCCTGAACAAGCAGATCGCCGACGACCTGGGCATCAGCATCAAGACCGTGGAGGCGCACCGCGCCAACATCATGGAAAAGCTCAACGCCAACACCGTGGCCGACCTGCTCAAGATCGCCCTGGGCCAGAACGCCCCCAAATCCTGA
- a CDS encoding PAS domain-containing sensor histidine kinase produces the protein MDRPSPAPAAAVADPSVVSAPARWWRTWWRSLSPTRQDRLAALAPLAAVLMFLAAIVAAFWYLRAEEGEREQEALRRDVEYAQQRVRLRLLERQEQIMRIARDLSNQDLERTDFVSRAEGLISQYPELQAVTWIDDRRRIRASHAAPTLPSGQLRVAGEVLRSGDTADTYGLARDLQQPVYAQPLASPGDGEAPPLLQLQVPLVAQGKFTGVVLAEYSVDSLLRYGTPTEVLARYAVTMLDGREQLLAGTPLAPRGPSSAWLPWAARPNQYEVFVSPVGNGLVLRAQAYRTSLGVVGSGLFWLVGTLSAMTAWMLIANWRHTRKRMRTQEALVAETNFRRAMENSMVTGMRALDMNGRMTYVNAAFCQMTGWSAEELIGQSPPYTYWPDPDHEALHAKLRDELSGRQTVGGFQVRVKRRNGTLFDARLYVSPLIDAHGQQTGWMTSMTDITEPNRVREQLTASHERFTIVLESLDASVSVAPLGSEELLFANKLYRQWFGSQTGGHLQLVAQAGVLPAGSSSAGSMDDEDALMGLPTDTLTDARSENAEIYLPDLGKWLEVRSRYLNWVDGRLAQMVIATDITPRRQAEEQAARQAERAQSVSRLITMGEMASSVAHELNQPLTAISNYCSGMVSRIKNQQITEEALLSALEKTAHQAQRAGQIILRIRAFVKKSEPNRTMADVQGMVSEAVELADIELRRHNVRLTHYVAARLPPVMADTILIEQVLINLMKNGAESIQQAGRPPSRRSVELRVVPRQLEGLGGIEFAVQDTGKGLAPEVLEHLFEAFFSTKQEGMGIGLNLCRSIVESHQGRMQAENIYNGPEVTGCRFSFWLPLAQPADDTTNSVAKASIPRTPA, from the coding sequence ATGGACCGCCCTTCCCCCGCGCCCGCCGCCGCTGTCGCAGACCCCTCCGTCGTGAGCGCGCCGGCGCGCTGGTGGCGCACCTGGTGGCGCAGCCTCTCGCCCACGCGCCAGGACCGCCTGGCGGCGCTCGCCCCGCTGGCCGCGGTCCTCATGTTCCTGGCCGCCATCGTGGCGGCCTTCTGGTACTTGCGCGCCGAGGAAGGCGAACGCGAACAGGAGGCTCTGCGGCGCGATGTCGAGTACGCCCAGCAGCGCGTGCGCCTGCGGCTGCTGGAGCGGCAGGAGCAGATCATGCGCATCGCGCGCGACCTGTCGAACCAGGACCTGGAGCGCACCGATTTCGTGTCGCGCGCCGAAGGGCTGATCAGCCAGTACCCCGAACTGCAGGCCGTCACCTGGATCGACGACCGGCGGCGCATCCGCGCCAGCCATGCCGCCCCCACGTTGCCCAGCGGCCAGTTGCGCGTGGCAGGCGAGGTGCTGCGCAGCGGGGACACGGCCGACACCTACGGCCTGGCGCGCGATCTGCAGCAGCCCGTGTATGCGCAGCCGCTGGCGAGCCCGGGCGATGGCGAGGCACCGCCGCTGCTGCAGCTGCAGGTGCCGCTGGTGGCACAGGGCAAGTTCACCGGCGTGGTGCTGGCCGAGTATTCGGTGGACAGCCTGCTGCGCTACGGAACCCCCACCGAGGTGCTGGCGCGCTATGCGGTGACCATGCTCGACGGGCGTGAGCAACTGCTGGCCGGCACGCCGCTGGCGCCGCGCGGCCCCAGCTCTGCCTGGCTGCCGTGGGCCGCACGCCCCAACCAGTACGAGGTGTTCGTCTCTCCCGTGGGCAACGGCCTCGTGCTGCGCGCCCAGGCCTACCGCACGTCGCTCGGCGTGGTCGGCAGCGGGCTGTTCTGGCTGGTCGGCACGCTGAGCGCCATGACGGCCTGGATGCTCATCGCCAACTGGCGGCACACGCGCAAGCGGATGCGCACCCAGGAAGCGCTGGTGGCGGAAACCAACTTCCGCAGGGCGATGGAGAACTCCATGGTCACCGGCATGCGCGCGCTCGACATGAACGGACGCATGACCTACGTGAACGCGGCCTTCTGCCAGATGACCGGCTGGAGCGCCGAAGAGCTGATCGGCCAGTCGCCGCCCTATACCTACTGGCCCGACCCCGACCATGAAGCGCTGCACGCCAAGCTGCGCGACGAACTCAGCGGCCGGCAGACCGTCGGTGGCTTCCAGGTGCGGGTGAAGCGCCGCAACGGCACGCTGTTCGATGCGCGGCTCTACGTGTCCCCGCTCATCGACGCGCACGGGCAGCAGACCGGCTGGATGACGTCGATGACCGACATCACCGAGCCCAACCGGGTGCGCGAGCAGCTCACGGCCTCGCACGAGCGGTTCACCATCGTGCTGGAGTCGCTGGATGCCTCCGTGTCGGTGGCGCCGCTCGGCAGCGAGGAACTGCTTTTCGCGAACAAGCTGTACCGCCAGTGGTTCGGCTCGCAGACCGGCGGCCACCTGCAGCTGGTGGCGCAGGCCGGCGTGCTGCCCGCAGGCAGTTCCAGCGCGGGCAGCATGGACGACGAAGACGCGCTGATGGGCCTGCCGACCGACACGCTGACCGATGCGCGCTCCGAAAACGCCGAGATCTACCTGCCCGACCTGGGCAAATGGCTGGAAGTGCGCTCGCGCTACCTCAACTGGGTGGACGGGCGCCTGGCGCAGATGGTGATCGCCACCGACATCACCCCGCGCCGCCAGGCCGAGGAGCAGGCCGCGCGCCAGGCCGAACGCGCGCAGTCGGTGAGCCGCCTCATCACGATGGGCGAGATGGCCTCCAGCGTGGCGCACGAGCTGAACCAGCCGCTCACGGCCATCAGCAACTACTGCAGCGGCATGGTGTCGCGCATCAAGAACCAGCAGATCACCGAAGAGGCGCTGCTGTCGGCGCTGGAGAAGACGGCCCACCAGGCGCAGCGCGCCGGCCAGATCATCCTGCGCATCCGGGCCTTCGTGAAGAAAAGCGAGCCCAACCGCACGATGGCCGACGTGCAGGGCATGGTGAGCGAGGCCGTGGAGTTGGCAGACATCGAACTGCGCCGGCACAACGTGCGGCTGACCCACTACGTGGCCGCGCGGCTGCCGCCCGTGATGGCCGACACCATCCTGATCGAGCAGGTGCTCATCAACCTGATGAAGAACGGCGCCGAGTCGATCCAGCAGGCCGGGCGGCCCCCATCGCGGCGCAGCGTGGAGCTGCGCGTGGTACCCCGCCAGCTCGAAGGCCTGGGCGGCATCGAGTTCGCGGTCCAGGACACCGGCAAGGGCCTCGCACCCGAGGTGCTGGAACACCTGTTCGAGGCCTTCTTCTCCACCAAGCAGGAAGGCATGGGCATCGGCCTGAACCTGTGCCGCAGCATCGTGGAGTCGCACCAGGGAAGGATGCAGGCAGAGAACATCTACAATGGTCCGGAGGTCACCGGTTGCCGCTTCTCCTTCTGGCTTCCGCTGGCCCAGCCTGCGGATGACACTACGAATTCTGTAGCAAAAGCATCTATCCCAAGGACTCCCGCATGA